A single region of the Salipaludibacillus sp. LMS25 genome encodes:
- a CDS encoding chemotaxis protein CheA, with protein sequence MEKNQYLDMFIDESTEHLQAMNDNLLKLENAPDDHSIIDEIFRSAHTLKGMAATMGYEDLASLTHQMENVLDGIRNGKIVADSHLLDVVFESVDDLEAMVNDIADGGEGKRDVTAVVAKLEKIENGVSVDKVAATVEKTVAPVTESNSDVKFDDFEITVLKQSKEQGFNAYYVNVLLREDVILKAARVFMAFEVLEQIGEVIKSTPSVDQLEEENFDLDFSVTLVTKESAEDVHSRIMKVSEIDRVDITTIDADTINGQDQPSKGAVGEAEDIVEQAEKTDQQDQQSSAPQQKESKGAQGTNKTIRVNIDRLDSLMNLFEELVIDRGRLEQISSDLKSSELTETVEHMSRISGDLQNIILNMRMVPVEQVFNRFPRMVRGIAKDLNKKVHLEIIGAETELDRTVIDEIGDPLVHLLRNSMDHGLEMPAKRLESGKSEEGQVTLKAYHSGNHVFIEVADDGAGINREKVLEKAIKSGVVSEENGPTLTDNQVYDLLFSSGLSTADKVSDLSGRGVGLDVVKNKIESLGGNVTVTSKPNEGTTFSIQLPLTLSIISVMLVEIQKEIYAIPLSSIIETAIIKKDDIMAAHNQKVIDFRGSVVPLLDLTEFFDVPVTKEEDDFYSIVIVRKGEKMAALVVNSFIGQQEIVLKSLGDYLTNVFAISGATILGNGQVALIIDCNSLIK encoded by the coding sequence ATGGAGAAAAATCAGTATCTAGACATGTTTATTGATGAGAGTACGGAGCATCTTCAAGCGATGAATGACAACTTACTCAAGTTAGAGAATGCACCTGATGACCATTCAATCATTGATGAAATATTTCGTTCTGCCCATACACTTAAAGGGATGGCGGCGACGATGGGATATGAAGATCTAGCTAGCCTGACTCATCAAATGGAAAACGTACTAGATGGTATTAGAAACGGTAAGATCGTCGCTGATAGTCACTTACTTGATGTCGTCTTCGAATCAGTTGATGACCTGGAAGCCATGGTTAATGATATTGCTGATGGTGGTGAAGGTAAACGAGATGTGACCGCGGTCGTTGCTAAACTTGAAAAAATTGAAAACGGTGTTTCTGTTGATAAAGTTGCAGCCACTGTTGAAAAGACAGTAGCACCTGTAACAGAATCAAATTCTGATGTGAAATTTGATGATTTTGAAATTACAGTATTAAAGCAGTCCAAGGAACAAGGGTTTAATGCTTATTATGTCAATGTACTTTTAAGGGAAGATGTCATATTAAAAGCAGCCCGTGTCTTCATGGCTTTTGAAGTTCTTGAGCAAATAGGAGAAGTTATTAAGTCGACCCCTTCTGTGGATCAGCTCGAGGAAGAGAATTTTGATTTAGATTTTTCAGTGACCCTCGTTACGAAGGAATCTGCTGAAGATGTCCATAGTCGGATTATGAAAGTGTCGGAAATTGATCGAGTAGATATTACGACGATCGATGCGGATACGATCAACGGTCAAGATCAACCATCAAAAGGGGCTGTTGGAGAAGCGGAAGACATAGTCGAACAAGCTGAAAAAACGGATCAACAAGACCAGCAATCATCGGCACCTCAGCAAAAAGAAAGTAAAGGTGCCCAAGGAACGAATAAAACGATACGTGTTAACATCGATCGTCTTGACAGTCTTATGAATCTTTTCGAAGAGTTGGTCATTGACCGGGGACGACTTGAACAGATTTCTAGTGACCTGAAAAGCAGTGAATTAACAGAAACAGTTGAACATATGTCGCGAATTTCTGGAGACCTACAAAATATTATTCTTAATATGCGCATGGTCCCTGTAGAACAAGTGTTTAATCGATTTCCACGTATGGTTAGAGGGATTGCTAAGGACTTAAATAAGAAAGTCCATCTAGAGATAATCGGTGCTGAAACTGAACTTGACAGAACAGTGATCGATGAGATTGGTGATCCACTCGTTCACTTGTTAAGAAACTCGATGGATCACGGACTTGAAATGCCGGCTAAACGACTTGAATCAGGTAAGTCTGAAGAAGGTCAAGTAACGTTAAAAGCGTATCATAGTGGGAATCATGTTTTCATTGAAGTGGCTGATGATGGTGCCGGCATTAACCGAGAAAAAGTCCTTGAAAAAGCAATTAAAAGTGGTGTTGTGTCGGAAGAGAACGGCCCGACATTAACCGATAACCAAGTATATGATTTATTGTTTTCTAGCGGCTTGAGCACCGCTGATAAAGTATCCGATTTATCAGGGCGAGGTGTAGGGCTTGATGTGGTTAAAAATAAAATTGAATCACTCGGTGGTAACGTCACAGTAACTTCTAAGCCGAATGAAGGAACCACCTTCTCAATTCAATTACCACTCACACTATCAATTATTTCGGTTATGTTAGTTGAGATTCAAAAAGAAATTTATGCAATACCGCTTTCCTCGATCATTGAAACAGCCATTATTAAGAAAGATGACATCATGGCTGCTCATAATCAAAAAGTGATTGATTTCCGTGGAAGTGTTGTCCCACTACTTGATTTAACAGAGTTTTTTGATGTACCAGTTACAAAAGAGGAAGATGACTTTTATTCGATTGTCATCGTGCGAAAAGGTGAAAAAATGGCTGCGCTAGTCGTCAATTCGTTTATTGGTCAACAGGAAATTGTCTTAAAATCATTAGGTGACTATTTAACAAATGTGTTTGCTATATCTGGGGCTACCATACTTGGAAACGGACAAGTTGCCTTAATTATAGATTGTAACTCATTAATCAAATAG
- a CDS encoding chemotaxis response regulator protein-glutamate methylesterase yields MIKVLVVDDSAFMRRMISDILASHENICVIDKARNGQDALDKLEKLDPDVITMDVEMPVMSGIDALKEIMKKNPKPVIMVSSITKEGADTTIKAMEIGAFDFISKPSGSISLDFHKVGDDLIEKVLHASTLSSKKIKELSVVHEKKRPVSLSPVEDGLLYKQKPGIKSGIDTLVVIGTSTGGPKALQEVLGRLPKSFPHPILIVQHMPKGFTKSLSERLNSLAEIAVKEAEDGEILKKGVAYIAPGGYHLKVRGVGTSVAIRLDQSELVNGHRPSVDTMFTSQTDIKLKNIIAVIMTGMGSDGKKGLVHLKENMKTIAIAESENTCVVYGMPRAAISTNLVDEVKDVEDIASTIVKYS; encoded by the coding sequence ATGATTAAAGTACTCGTTGTAGATGATTCAGCATTTATGAGAAGAATGATTTCAGACATTCTTGCAAGTCATGAGAATATTTGTGTTATCGATAAAGCACGCAACGGACAGGATGCGTTGGATAAGCTTGAGAAACTAGATCCTGACGTGATTACAATGGATGTAGAAATGCCTGTTATGTCAGGGATTGACGCATTAAAAGAAATTATGAAAAAGAATCCAAAACCAGTTATTATGGTTTCAAGTATTACGAAGGAAGGCGCAGATACGACAATTAAAGCGATGGAAATAGGTGCTTTTGATTTTATTTCAAAGCCTTCAGGTTCCATTTCGCTGGATTTTCATAAAGTGGGCGATGATTTAATTGAAAAGGTCCTACATGCGTCCACACTCTCTAGTAAAAAAATTAAAGAATTATCAGTTGTTCATGAAAAAAAACGACCTGTCTCTCTCTCTCCTGTGGAAGACGGGCTTCTCTATAAACAAAAACCAGGTATAAAGTCTGGTATAGATACCTTGGTAGTTATTGGGACGTCAACAGGAGGGCCAAAAGCCCTACAAGAAGTGCTAGGACGCCTACCTAAATCCTTTCCACATCCTATTTTAATCGTTCAGCATATGCCGAAAGGATTCACGAAATCTTTGAGTGAGAGACTAAATTCTTTGGCCGAAATTGCTGTAAAAGAAGCAGAAGATGGTGAAATTTTAAAAAAAGGTGTTGCCTATATTGCTCCGGGAGGATACCATTTAAAAGTAAGGGGTGTTGGGACTTCAGTCGCAATACGATTAGACCAGTCGGAATTAGTGAATGGTCATCGCCCATCTGTCGATACCATGTTTACATCACAAACAGACATAAAACTAAAAAATATTATTGCAGTTATTATGACAGGGATGGGCTCTGATGGTAAAAAAGGCCTGGTTCACTTGAAGGAAAATATGAAAACAATTGCAATAGCTGAATCTGAAAACACATGTGTTGTTTATGGTATGCCGCGAGCTGCAATAAGCACGAATTTGGTAGATGAAGTGAAAGACGTGGAAGACATTGCATCAACTATAGTGAAGTACAGCTAA
- a CDS encoding MinD/ParA family protein — translation MNDQADALRRKMTRVKTLSQPPEKKHTKVIAVVSGKGGVGKSNFVVNFSLALQKAEKKVLIIDLDIGMANIDILLGQTSRYSFVDMIERDMSIWSVIETAEEGLSYIAGGSALNDVFQMDKERADFFYRQLQSLESEFDYIFLDMGAGISTNSSHFLLSCHDIFLVTTPEPTSITDAYGMIKYITLQDPTLPVTMIVNRAHSTKEGHHTSSNMLTVTKRFLNKDINYLASIPDDDVVRKAVRAQKPFVLYSPRSKPATAMIAAVHKYLKAGGHDLKNEGSISSFISKLKGFMKN, via the coding sequence GTGAATGATCAGGCAGATGCTTTACGTCGGAAAATGACCAGAGTTAAGACCTTGTCTCAACCTCCTGAAAAAAAGCATACGAAAGTCATTGCAGTTGTCAGTGGCAAAGGCGGTGTAGGGAAATCCAATTTTGTTGTGAATTTCTCTCTAGCTTTGCAAAAGGCAGAAAAAAAAGTTCTGATTATCGATTTGGATATAGGGATGGCTAATATTGATATCTTGTTAGGGCAAACGTCCCGTTACTCTTTCGTCGATATGATTGAACGAGATATGTCTATCTGGTCCGTTATTGAAACAGCTGAGGAAGGTCTTTCTTATATCGCTGGGGGAAGCGCCTTAAATGACGTTTTTCAAATGGATAAAGAAAGAGCGGATTTTTTTTACAGGCAGCTTCAATCACTTGAATCCGAATTCGATTATATTTTCCTTGATATGGGGGCCGGCATATCGACAAACAGTAGCCATTTTTTACTTTCATGTCACGACATTTTTCTCGTTACAACACCTGAACCAACTTCTATAACAGATGCTTACGGGATGATTAAATATATCACGTTGCAAGATCCTACTTTACCTGTGACGATGATTGTCAATCGGGCTCATTCTACAAAAGAAGGACATCATACATCGTCAAATATGTTAACCGTAACGAAACGTTTTTTAAATAAAGATATCAATTATTTGGCATCCATTCCAGATGATGACGTTGTTAGGAAGGCTGTTAGAGCCCAGAAACCATTTGTCTTATATTCACCAAGATCTAAACCGGCAACAGCTATGATAGCGGCTGTTCACAAGTACTTGAAAGCAGGAGGTCATGATCTAAAGAACGAAGGATCAATCTCATCTTTTATTTCCAAGCTAAAGGGGTTTATGAAAAACTAA
- the flhF gene encoding flagellar biosynthesis protein FlhF yields the protein MKVKKFVAKDMTEAMTKVKAELGQDAVILNSKKVESGGFLGFFTKKNIEVIAALDMEGRSRSRRQTVREKPRTPIKREVPEQEQARLSKEINELKAMIKGIGPSVSQTTEDYPETLNTFNSYLKDQEVHDTYRLTVMKHLLKKWYQEDGESQSEETISNWVTDELLALLKNSHFGAFNYNKKYLNVVGPTGAGKTTTIAKIAAKAVLKDEKKVAFITTDTFRIAAIEQLKTYGKILNVPVEVVYSIKDFKEAVEKLSDYDFILVDSAGRNFRNPLYVEQLNQVIDFNEQMETHLVLAMTSKYRDMKKIVEQFKLISIDKLIFSKLDETETIGAMINIMADYHLGASYLATGQNVPDDIEEATAANMVQRLLRS from the coding sequence ATGAAGGTGAAAAAATTTGTTGCAAAAGATATGACGGAAGCGATGACGAAAGTAAAGGCTGAATTAGGACAAGATGCCGTCATCCTTAACTCTAAAAAGGTTGAGTCAGGAGGCTTTCTTGGCTTTTTCACTAAAAAGAATATTGAAGTCATTGCTGCTCTTGATATGGAAGGACGTTCCAGAAGCCGAAGGCAAACTGTCCGCGAGAAGCCGAGGACGCCTATAAAAAGAGAGGTCCCTGAGCAAGAGCAAGCAAGGCTCTCTAAAGAAATAAATGAACTTAAAGCGATGATAAAAGGGATTGGACCAAGCGTGAGTCAGACCACTGAAGACTATCCTGAGACATTAAATACGTTTAACTCCTATTTGAAAGATCAAGAGGTCCATGACACCTATCGGTTAACCGTCATGAAACACCTATTAAAAAAATGGTATCAGGAAGATGGGGAAAGTCAAAGTGAAGAGACGATCAGTAACTGGGTCACAGATGAGCTGTTAGCTCTTTTAAAAAATAGTCACTTCGGAGCGTTTAACTATAATAAAAAATATTTAAATGTTGTGGGACCTACAGGCGCGGGGAAAACGACTACAATTGCAAAAATTGCAGCTAAAGCAGTTCTTAAAGATGAGAAAAAAGTTGCCTTTATAACGACAGATACATTTAGGATCGCAGCGATTGAACAATTAAAAACATATGGGAAAATCCTCAATGTACCAGTTGAAGTAGTGTACTCTATAAAAGATTTTAAAGAGGCTGTTGAGAAGTTAAGCGATTATGATTTTATTCTTGTAGACTCAGCTGGAAGAAATTTCAGAAATCCATTATACGTAGAACAATTAAATCAAGTGATTGACTTTAACGAGCAGATGGAAACACATCTTGTATTAGCGATGACATCGAAGTATCGTGATATGAAGAAAATAGTTGAACAATTTAAACTTATAAGCATTGATAAACTTATTTTTTCAAAACTTGATGAAACGGAAACAATTGGGGCTATGATAAACATTATGGCGGATTATCATTTAGGGGCTAGTTACTTGGCCACTGGGCAAAATGTCCCAGATGATATTGAAGAAGCTACCGCTGCTAATATGGTCCAGCGATTGCTAAGGAGTTGA
- the flhA gene encoding flagellar biosynthesis protein FlhA: MPMKDFSILLTVILIVIMLIIPLPTGIIDFLIVINITFALLIILVSMNTREPLQFSVFPTLLLLVTLFRLGLNVSTTRAILGNQGDAGNVIETFGQFVVGGNALVGFVVFVILVVIQFVVITKGAERVSEVGARFTLDAMPGKQMSIDADLNAGMISDIEARERRKKIEQEADFYGSMDGASKFVKGDAIAGIVIVIINIIFGLVIGMMQEGLAVAEAASKYTLLTVGDGLVSQIPALLIATATGIVVTRASSDGNLGHDVTSQLFAYPKMLYVAAGTIAALGFFTPIEAFVTTTIAAALGVGGFLLGRSEKELLELDEAEEEQGQGGEEEDIKSPESVINLLQVDPIEFEFGYGLIPLADTNQGGDLLDRVVMIRRQLAIEMGMIVPVIRIRDNIQLQPNEYSIKIKGNEIAKGELLLDHFMAMSPGVEDEAITGIETVEPAFGLPALWISEELKEQAELSGYTVVDPPSVVSTHLTEVVKRHAHELLGRQETKQLVDHLSETYPTLVEDVTPNPLSIGEIQKVLSNLLKEKVSIRNLPVIFETLADYGQMSKDSDLLTEYVRQALSRQISKQYAEEGEPLYVITVSGSVEKMVADAIQQTEHGAFLNLDPNSTQAIVQSMMTEVERMQEMGQMPMLLCSPAVRMYIRHLIERYMPHVPVLSYNELEPHIEVQSVGVVNGK; this comes from the coding sequence TACAGTTTTCTGTTTTCCCGACTTTGCTTTTACTCGTAACGCTCTTTCGATTAGGCCTTAACGTGTCAACAACAAGAGCTATTCTTGGTAATCAAGGGGATGCAGGAAATGTCATTGAAACATTCGGACAATTCGTAGTAGGTGGTAATGCCTTAGTCGGGTTTGTCGTGTTTGTGATTCTTGTCGTCATTCAGTTCGTTGTTATTACGAAAGGGGCGGAGCGTGTATCAGAAGTAGGGGCACGTTTTACGCTTGATGCGATGCCAGGTAAACAAATGAGTATTGATGCCGATTTAAACGCCGGCATGATATCGGATATTGAAGCAAGAGAACGACGAAAAAAAATCGAACAGGAAGCCGATTTTTATGGGTCAATGGATGGTGCAAGTAAGTTCGTTAAAGGGGATGCCATCGCGGGGATTGTCATTGTTATTATTAATATTATATTTGGTCTTGTAATCGGGATGATGCAAGAAGGGCTTGCTGTAGCAGAAGCGGCTAGTAAATATACGCTGTTAACAGTAGGAGATGGACTTGTCAGCCAAATTCCAGCGCTACTCATTGCAACTGCTACGGGAATTGTTGTAACCCGAGCGTCTTCAGACGGTAACCTTGGGCATGATGTTACGAGCCAGTTATTCGCTTATCCGAAAATGCTTTATGTGGCCGCAGGTACGATTGCTGCTTTAGGATTTTTTACACCAATTGAAGCATTTGTCACAACGACAATTGCAGCTGCATTAGGTGTTGGTGGTTTCTTGTTAGGAAGAAGCGAAAAAGAACTGTTGGAATTAGACGAGGCGGAAGAAGAACAAGGACAAGGTGGAGAAGAAGAAGATATTAAATCCCCTGAAAGTGTTATTAACTTGCTTCAAGTGGATCCGATAGAATTTGAATTTGGGTATGGTTTGATTCCTTTAGCCGATACGAACCAAGGTGGAGACTTATTAGACAGAGTTGTCATGATTCGACGTCAGCTAGCGATTGAAATGGGAATGATCGTACCGGTCATTCGCATAAGAGATAATATTCAACTTCAGCCTAACGAATATTCTATAAAGATTAAGGGAAATGAAATTGCAAAAGGTGAATTGCTTCTCGATCATTTTATGGCCATGAGCCCAGGTGTAGAAGATGAAGCTATCACCGGTATTGAAACTGTTGAACCTGCTTTTGGTCTTCCAGCGTTATGGATTTCAGAAGAGTTAAAAGAGCAAGCTGAACTTTCCGGCTATACAGTCGTTGATCCACCCTCTGTCGTTTCAACTCACTTAACTGAAGTCGTTAAGCGCCATGCTCATGAATTACTTGGTCGCCAAGAAACAAAGCAGTTAGTGGATCACTTAAGTGAAACATATCCAACTCTCGTTGAAGATGTCACACCAAACCCGTTATCAATTGGGGAAATTCAAAAAGTGCTTAGCAATTTGTTGAAAGAAAAAGTATCCATTAGAAACTTACCGGTTATTTTTGAAACACTTGCTGATTATGGGCAAATGTCAAAGGATTCAGATCTGTTAACGGAATATGTAAGACAAGCTTTGTCTAGACAAATTTCAAAACAGTATGCTGAAGAAGGTGAGCCGCTTTATGTCATCACAGTAAGTGGCAGCGTAGAAAAAATGGTAGCCGATGCAATTCAGCAAACTGAGCACGGAGCTTTCTTAAATTTAGATCCTAATTCCACGCAAGCGATTGTTCAGTCAATGATGACTGAGGTTGAGCGAATGCAGGAAATGGGTCAAATGCCAATGCTTTTATGCTCTCCTGCAGTAAGAATGTACATTCGTCATTTAATTGAACGGTATATGCCACACGTTCCCGTGTTATCTTATAATGAGTTGGAACCACATATTGAAGTTCAAAGTGTCGGGGTGGTGAACGGAAAATGA